Proteins from a single region of Anastrepha ludens isolate Willacy chromosome 5, idAnaLude1.1, whole genome shotgun sequence:
- the LOC128863705 gene encoding uncharacterized protein LOC128863705, translated as MKHEKLRRHRVKQSVNLVELIRNRPRNQPYGFHRSSCSTRRNLRSRDNVIVDRRFRSSSLSHNQNQSFLPIHNQQEVKVFGRDSYSSTSTVCNSRKNSIGSICEECHQRINSPPNQEHTVPEPEAQATTLPCGFVNGLCRASTKDLNETKFCQEKNEDAKPSCINGTQFKCEKQCSDVCRKEFLVQPNKIQSSGNDNNSPKLCQHSSAAFNFFDSNGSDEVCSINEESATGNTPNNSRSTLQNQANTLFIEHASSRQILTDEEAGGDGHHNNSVIEIEITLHSSNDNNSEEEVEGDEDEHMEFSE; from the coding sequence ATGAAGCATGAAAAATTACGAAGACATCGTGTGAAACAAAGTGTTAACCTTGTAGAATTGATAAGGAACAGGCCAAGAAATCAACCATACGGTTTTCACCGTTCTAGTTGTAGCACCAGACGAAATTTAAGAAGCAGAGATAATGTCATAGTTGATAGAAGATTCCGCAGTTCAAGTCTTAGTCACAATCAAAATCAATCTTTTCTGCCAATTCACAATCAACAAGAAGTAAAAGTTTTCGGAAGGGACTCTTATTCTTCAACCTCAACTGTGTGTAATTCTCGAAAGAACAGTATTGGTAGTATATGTGAAGAATGCCATCAAAGAATTAACTCTCCCCCTAACCAAGAACATACAGTACCAGAACCAGAAGCGCAAGCAACTACACTGCCATGTGGATTTGTGAATGGTCTTTGCAGAGCTTCAACTAAAGacttaaatgaaacaaaattttgtcaGGAAAAAAATGAAGATGCAAAACCAAGTTGTATTAACGGAACacaatttaaatgtgaaaaacaaTGTAGTGATGTCTGTAGGAAAGAATTTTTGGTGCAGCCAAACAAAATTCAATCTTCAGGAAACGATAATAATTCGCCGAAGTTATGCCAACATTCATCCgcagcttttaatttttttgattccaATGGAAGCGACGAGGTCTGTTCCATAAACGAGGAATCGGCTACTGGAAATACTCCTAATAACAGTCGCTCAACTTTGCAAAACCAAGCTAATACTTTGTTCATCGAACATGCTTCTAGTAGACAAATATTAACGGATGAAGAAGCAGGCGGCGACGGACATCACAACAATTCTGTCATCGAAATCGAAATAACGTTGCATTCCAGTAATGATAATAATTCTGAAGAGGAGGTCGAAGGGGATGAAGATGAACATATGGAGTTCAGTGAATAG